Genomic window (Flavobacterium oreochromis):
CATACGATAAGGTTCTTCTGTACCTTTTGTAATCAAATCATCAATTAAAACACCTATATAAGCTTCATCTCTTTTTAAAGTAAAAGGATCTCTTTCTTGTGATTTTAAAGCGGCATTAATACCAGCCATTAAACCTTGTGAAGCAGCTTCTTCATATCCTGTAGTCCCATTAATCTGTCCTGCAAAATACAAACCAGAAATAAGTTTTGTTTCTAAAGTATGCCTTAACTGAGTAGGAGGGAAGTAATCATACTCTATAGCATATCCTGCTCTAAAAAATTTTACATTTTCAAAACCTTCAACTGAACGCAAAGCTTTAAACTGAACATCTTCTGGAAGTGAAGTAGAAAATCCATTTACATATACTTCTACAGTATTCCATCCTTCTGGTTCAACAAAGAGTTGATGACGATCTTTATCAGCAAAACGATTAATTTTATCTTCTATAGAAGGACAATAACGAGGACCTAAAGATTTAATACGACCATTAAACATAGGAGAACGATCAAATCCTTCACGCAATAAATCATGCACTAAAGGAGAAGTATAAGTCATATAACAATCACGTTGTTTTTTTAAAGGTTTCGTGTAATCTGAAAAAGAAAATTTAGCTGGATTTAAATCTCCTGGTTCTACACGCATTTTAGTATAATCTAAAGAACGTCCATCAACACGTGGAGGTGTACCTGTTTTCATACGTCCTGCTTGAAAACCTAAACGAACTAAATCTTCTGTTATACCATAAGATGCGCTTTCACCAACACGTCCTCCTCCAAACTGTTTCTCTCCAATATGTATTAAACCATTTAAAAAAGTACCATTAGTTAAAACAACTGTTTTAGCATAAATAGATAAACCTATAGCTGTTTTTACTCCTATTACATTTTCTCCTTCAGTTATTAATCCTACAACCATTTCTTGATAAAAATCAAGATTAGGTGTTTGTTCCAACATTAAACGCCATTCTTCTGAGAAACGCATACGATCACTCTGGCAGCGTGGGGACCACATAGCTGGTCCTTTAGATTGATTTAACATTTTAAATTGAATTGCAGTCTTATCAGACACTATACCTGAATAACCACCTAAAGCATCTATCTCACGAACAATTTGCCCTTTTGCAATTCCCCCCATAGCAGGATTACAAGACATCTGAGCTATATTCTGAAGACTCATTGTAATCAACAAAGTTCTAGAACCTAAGTTTGCTGCTGCTGCTGCTGCTTCACAACCAGCATGTCCTGCACCCACTACTATTACATCATAACTCTCTATAAACATTATATATCTTTAAAATAATTCATTTTTTTATAAAACTTTTTCTTTATTTTAAAGTGTTTCACGTGAAACACTTTAAAATAAAAAGAAAAAGTTCCACGTGAAACAAATAAAATTTGTTTCACGTGGAACTAAGATTATTAATTATGTTTCACGTGAAACATTTTTATTTTTTCATCTTCTTTTAAACGCATTAATTCTTCTTCTGATGAAGTTTTGTCTTTATACCCGCAATAATGTAATACACCATGAATAATAACGCGTTTTAATTCTTCATCAAAAGATACTCCTAAATCAATAGCATTCTCTTTTATACGATCAATAGATATAAAAATATCACCAGCGATTAAGTTGTTTTCTGTGTAATCAAAACTAATAACATCTGTATAATAATCGTGATCCAGATATTGCTTATTGATTTCTAATAGATATTCATCATTACAAAAGATGTAATTAATTTCATTTAATTCTTTATTTTCAGATTCGATAACAGTTTTAATCCATTCTGTATAATCAACTTCATTAGATAACAAAAAATTAGTTTCGTAATTATAATTTATCATTTTTTTTAAAATATTCTTGAATACGTTTATTAAATTGCGAGCGCAAAGGTAAGCTTTGTCTATTTAATATTTCTATACTATTTAAATATTCTTGTAACTTTTGCGGTAGGGCAGGAGAGGAGTTTTGAAATTCTTTTTTATTAGTTACTCCTTCTCTTTTATTATCTTGATTTTGTTGTTGAGCGGCTTCTTGTAATTTTAATAGTTCATATTTTAAATTTAATGCTTTTTGAACCAACTGTTTATTGAAACCTTTTGTTATCAATTGCTTTTCTAATTGTTTCATTTGTTCTATAGCATTTTGCCCTTGTGAACCTAATCCTTGTTTATGTAATTCTTTTTCTAAAGCATCTCGTAATTGCTGTTGCTCCTTTAAAATATCTATAATATCTTGTGCGTTACCCTCATTAGTTTCACTAGAATTATTTTGTTTTGAATTACCATCTTTAGAACTAGAACCTCCTTGACCACCTGATTTATTACCATTTCCGTTTGGTTCTTTTCCTTCACCACTACCAGAAGATCCTGATGAACTAGGTTTATTAGATTTATCTTTACTCATTTTTTTAGCTAACTCTTCTTGTCTCATAATTATATCTGGTAATTGCATACCAGAACCTTTTCCTTTTCCAGGACTAGGATTACCTTGACCTGATCCTGATCCCGACATAGACATTTGCATATTATCTAAAACATCTGCTAATAAATTAGCTAAATTATTAGCACTAGTAAATGTATATTGTTGACTAGAAACACCGCGAGCAAGTTGATTTTCTGTAAAATAATCTATTGATTTATCTAAGTTATAATAAATAGTACCTATTTCTTTTGTAACTTTTTCTCCTATTTTAGGATTACGTAATGACATCGTAAATAAACTATCATCTACATGTTTAAACTGATTTTTTAAATCTTGTTGTGTCTTTATATATTTAGAAAATGACGCAGATGTTCCATTAATACTCTTGAAATTATTCATTAATTTTTCTTCTGAAAATGAAAATCTAAGTAGATTATCTACAATTTGACGAAGCATTTTAATATCTTCATTCATTTGTTCTTTATCACCACCTTGCATATCTTTTTCTATTGATTGCGACATCTGACGCATTTTTCGAGCAGCACTTTTTTGTTTAGTACTAGCTTTAGCATTATTTTTATTTTTTAATTCATTGCTTGCATTCTTCATATCATTATCAATACTATTCTGCTTTTCTATATCGGAAGGTATTTTTAAAGGTTTCTTTAGCTTTTTATTTTCTTTATCTAAATCATTTAATTCTTTTTGTAAACGATCAAAAGAAGAATTTAATTCATTCTGTTCCTTTTCATTATTGTCTTTATTATTAGATAATTCTTCTTCTTGATCTGCTAGTTTTTCTAATTTATCTACAAGTTGCTTTGCTTTTTGTTCAATATAATAACGCTTAGTCAATTCTACTAACTGTTCTAAACTTTTAGTTTGATTCTTAGATTTTTGCTGAAACTTTTCAATTTTATCAAATAATTCTTCATGCTGTAATTTTTCATTTAGATTTTTTAATTCATCTAATAGTTTCTTGTTTTTATCTAAATCTTGTTGCACATTATCTAAGCGATTTTCTAATTCTTCTTTTTTAAGATCTTTAGAAGTAGGTTTAAATTGATCTAAATTTTCTTTTATTTTTTCAGAATAATTTTTTAATAATTCTTCTTGTTCTTTTTGACGTTTTATAAAATCATTAATTTTTTGTTGTTCTTTATAATTCAGTTCTTTTTTCTCTTTACCCACTTGTTCTATTTTCTCTAATTCTAATTGTTGTTTATCCTGTAATTTTAAAGATTTAGAAAGGCTATTAATATTATCGTTTTGTTGTTGTAAAAATTCTTCTTGTTTTTCTTCTTCTGTAGACTCACGGTGTGAAAATACAGCAGACTTAGAAGTTTTAAAACCATTTAAAAAATCATTATCAGAAATTTCAAAATAATAATCATACTGAACTCCTCTATCTATAGGTAATGAACCAGGAAAATTAAAAATAAATTTATCATAAATACCTTGTTTAAAAGATAGTGTTCCACGTTTTGCTTGACTCATTTTATCTTTTGGAAAATATATAATACTCAAACGATGGAAACCATAATCATCTGCAATTTGACCAATTAAATAAGGTTTAGAAACATGTAAACTATCTGGAATCGTTTCTATTTTTATACTTGGATACTGATCTTTAATAACATTCAAAGAATATGTGAGTTTTTCGAAGTCTTTTACATCTTTATTTGAAGTAACTATTTGATATTCTGAATTTTGATTGATTTTTTTTGAAAAAATAAAGTTATTATTTTTAAAATTAAAACTACTCAATGAATTATTGATATTCATACGAACTATTTCTGTCGATTGAGCTTTAATACTCCAAGTAATAGTAGTCCCTTCAGGAATAACTGCATTACCAGTACCTCTTATTAACTCTGGTTTTTTACCTAAATAGTTAGGGAAATTTAATAGCATTTCAAAATGAGTAATAGCTGGAACTGAATTAACTTTTAAATGATAATTCTTACTTATTACTTCATTTGATTGAATATAAAAATCAGTATCAGCTAAAGGATTTTCAAAAGTATATTGAAAAGTACCTGCTGCTGTATTTTCCATAAAATATTGTTCATTACCTATAACAATAATTGCTTTATCTGGATTTACTTTACCTTTAGAAAAAACAGTTAAAGTAAAATCTTTATTTTGTTGGGTAATTAATGAATCTTTAATGAATAATTCAAATGGAGCAGGAGGAGAGAAATGTTGATCATAATTAACTACACGATGCATACCTTGTGCTAAATATTCTTCTTTTCCTGAAATCATAAAAAATAAAATAATAAGAAAAGGAATTAAAGCCAATGGAATATACTTTTTATTTTTTCTAAAATCTATTGCATTCACAAAAGGAATAGGTTGCAAGCTTTTTGCTTTTTGATCTATAGAAGCTAATAGTAATTCTGATTGATTTGAATTATTTACTAACTGTAAGAAATTAACTAACTTATCATTTACCTCAGTAAAGTGTTTACCTATTATAAATGATGCTTGTTCATAGCTTAATCCTTTTTGAAGTTTAAATAATTTAAATAATGGTATTATTATAAAACGAATAAGTAAAAACAATTCCACAGTGATAAATAACCAAAATAATATGGTTCTTCCTGTGGGTTGTAACCACAAAAAATATTCAATAAAACTAGTAAATAAAAAATATAATAAACCTAATCCAATAAAAAATAAGCTACCACGAAGTAATTCATTAGTATAATATTTTTTAATAAAACTTTCTAATTTAACGAATATGAGCTGTTTTGATTCCAAAATTCAATACTTTAATTATAACCCATAAAGTTAGTAAAATATCAAATACAATAGCAATACTCAAAATCAAACAAATATGTAAGCAGTATAATGTATCTTTGCACAATACATTGCATCTTAATCAATAGATGATACTTCATGTAATAAATAACAAAAACAATAAAAAAATGTCAAAGCCAGTTAGAGTGCGTTTTGCACCCAGTCCAACAGGACCTTTACATATAGGCGGTGTAAGAACAGCCTTATTTAATTATTTATTTGCTAAAAAACACAATGGTACATTTTATTTACGAATAGAAGATACAGATCAAACTCGTTTTGTACCAGGAGCGGAAGCTTATATTTTTGAAGCGTTAGAATGGTTAGGAATAGCACCTGATGAAACGGTAGGAAAGAATGAAAAGTTTGGGCCTTACCGCCAAAGTGAACGTAAGGCAATATATAAACAATATGTAGACCAATTAATTCAATCAGGTTCTGCATATTATGCTTTTGATACACCTGAAAAATTAGATGAATTAAGAAAATCTGCAGAAGCAAATGGTCAAACATTTATCTATAATCATACGGTACGTGAAACTTTAGATAATGCTCTAACATTAACAACTGAAGAAGTAAAAAAACGTCTTGAAAATGGTGAAGCTTTTGTTGTACGTTTCAAAACACCTATTAATCAAATATTAGAATTAAAAGATATTATTCGAGGAGATATAAAATTTGATACTAATTTATTAGACGATAAAGTATTATTCAAAAGTGATGGAATGCCAACATATCATTTGGCGAATATAGTTGATGATCACTTAATGGAAACTTCACATGTAATACGTGGTGAAGAATGGTTACCTTCATTACCACTGCATATTTTATTGTACCAAGCATTAGGTTGGGAAGCTCCTGAATTTGCACACTTACCTCTAATATTAAAACCTGTAGGTAA
Coding sequences:
- a CDS encoding DUF4175 family protein, producing the protein MESKQLIFVKLESFIKKYYTNELLRGSLFFIGLGLLYFLFTSFIEYFLWLQPTGRTILFWLFITVELFLLIRFIIIPLFKLFKLQKGLSYEQASFIIGKHFTEVNDKLVNFLQLVNNSNQSELLLASIDQKAKSLQPIPFVNAIDFRKNKKYIPLALIPFLIILFFMISGKEEYLAQGMHRVVNYDQHFSPPAPFELFIKDSLITQQNKDFTLTVFSKGKVNPDKAIIVIGNEQYFMENTAAGTFQYTFENPLADTDFYIQSNEVISKNYHLKVNSVPAITHFEMLLNFPNYLGKKPELIRGTGNAVIPEGTTITWSIKAQSTEIVRMNINNSLSSFNFKNNNFIFSKKINQNSEYQIVTSNKDVKDFEKLTYSLNVIKDQYPSIKIETIPDSLHVSKPYLIGQIADDYGFHRLSIIYFPKDKMSQAKRGTLSFKQGIYDKFIFNFPGSLPIDRGVQYDYYFEISDNDFLNGFKTSKSAVFSHRESTEEEKQEEFLQQQNDNINSLSKSLKLQDKQQLELEKIEQVGKEKKELNYKEQQKINDFIKRQKEQEELLKNYSEKIKENLDQFKPTSKDLKKEELENRLDNVQQDLDKNKKLLDELKNLNEKLQHEELFDKIEKFQQKSKNQTKSLEQLVELTKRYYIEQKAKQLVDKLEKLADQEEELSNNKDNNEKEQNELNSSFDRLQKELNDLDKENKKLKKPLKIPSDIEKQNSIDNDMKNASNELKNKNNAKASTKQKSAARKMRQMSQSIEKDMQGGDKEQMNEDIKMLRQIVDNLLRFSFSEEKLMNNFKSINGTSASFSKYIKTQQDLKNQFKHVDDSLFTMSLRNPKIGEKVTKEIGTIYYNLDKSIDYFTENQLARGVSSQQYTFTSANNLANLLADVLDNMQMSMSGSGSGQGNPSPGKGKGSGMQLPDIIMRQEELAKKMSKDKSNKPSSSGSSGSGEGKEPNGNGNKSGGQGGSSSKDGNSKQNNSSETNEGNAQDIIDILKEQQQLRDALEKELHKQGLGSQGQNAIEQMKQLEKQLITKGFNKQLVQKALNLKYELLKLQEAAQQQNQDNKREGVTNKKEFQNSSPALPQKLQEYLNSIEILNRQSLPLRSQFNKRIQEYFKKNDKL
- the mnmG gene encoding tRNA uridine-5-carboxymethylaminomethyl(34) synthesis enzyme MnmG, producing the protein MFIESYDVIVVGAGHAGCEAAAAAANLGSRTLLITMSLQNIAQMSCNPAMGGIAKGQIVREIDALGGYSGIVSDKTAIQFKMLNQSKGPAMWSPRCQSDRMRFSEEWRLMLEQTPNLDFYQEMVVGLITEGENVIGVKTAIGLSIYAKTVVLTNGTFLNGLIHIGEKQFGGGRVGESASYGITEDLVRLGFQAGRMKTGTPPRVDGRSLDYTKMRVEPGDLNPAKFSFSDYTKPLKKQRDCYMTYTSPLVHDLLREGFDRSPMFNGRIKSLGPRYCPSIEDKINRFADKDRHQLFVEPEGWNTVEVYVNGFSTSLPEDVQFKALRSVEGFENVKFFRAGYAIEYDYFPPTQLRHTLETKLISGLYFAGQINGTTGYEEAASQGLMAGINAALKSQERDPFTLKRDEAYIGVLIDDLITKGTEEPYRMFTSRAEYRTLLRQDNADYRLTPKSNAIGLASEERLKRMEYKFNQAEKMVTFFRETSVSIKEANPVLEAKLSSPITQGDKMFKIFSRPQIQMEDMMKFEKVKEYIALSDLDEEIIEQSEIQVKYSGYIEKERANAEKLHRLENIRIPDTFDYDQLKSLSYEAREKLKKIRPVTISQASRISGVSPNDISVMLVYMGR
- the ybeY gene encoding rRNA maturation RNase YbeY — protein: MINYNYETNFLLSNEVDYTEWIKTVIESENKELNEINYIFCNDEYLLEINKQYLDHDYYTDVISFDYTENNLIAGDIFISIDRIKENAIDLGVSFDEELKRVIIHGVLHYCGYKDKTSSEEELMRLKEDEKIKMFHVKHN
- the gltX gene encoding glutamate--tRNA ligase gives rise to the protein MSKPVRVRFAPSPTGPLHIGGVRTALFNYLFAKKHNGTFYLRIEDTDQTRFVPGAEAYIFEALEWLGIAPDETVGKNEKFGPYRQSERKAIYKQYVDQLIQSGSAYYAFDTPEKLDELRKSAEANGQTFIYNHTVRETLDNALTLTTEEVKKRLENGEAFVVRFKTPINQILELKDIIRGDIKFDTNLLDDKVLFKSDGMPTYHLANIVDDHLMETSHVIRGEEWLPSLPLHILLYQALGWEAPEFAHLPLILKPVGNGKLSKRDGDKMGFPVFPLEWKTEDTSSMGYRENGFFPEAVVNFLALLGWNDGTEQELFSLEELINKFDLARVNKSGAKFDPEKNKWFNHQYLLVKSDEELAISFNEVLINKGISTTLDVTRIVSLNKERANFVTDLWDLTDYFFLAPSSYDEKGLKNWKEDTPELLKQLITVLEGITDFTSTTIETIVKEWLTINEIGMGKVMQPFRLSLVGKMMGPHLFDIVEILGKEETIQRIQKAIHSI